The genomic window TTGACCGATGACTCCGGTTCCGGCTTCACGACAGTGTGGAATGCGGTCGTCTCCGAGCTCAACGGCGATCCGACGCCAGACGGCGTAGCCACCGACCTCACTGGTCTGGAAAATCCGCTGACACCTCAGCAGCGCGCGTGGCTCAACCTTGTTCAGCCACTCACCATCGTCGAGGGCTTCGCCCTGCTGTCCGTGCCGAGCAGTTTCGTACAAAACGAGATTGAACGTCATCTCCGCACGCCGATCACCGATGCGCTGAGCCGTCGGCTCGGGCAGCAGATCCAGCTCGGAGTCCGCATCGCACCGCCGCCTGAGGACTCCGACGAACCCGGCTACCCGCCGCCGGACACCTTCAACGACGACATCCTCGAAACGTCAAGTGACGTTGACGAGGGTGATGAGAACGGCGAGGTGATCGGCGCCGAACACACCTGGCCCAACTACTTCACCGAACGTCCCCATGCGAACGACCCGGCCGTGGCCGGCGGGACCAGCCTCAACCGCCGCTACACGTTCGACACTTTCGTGATCGGTGCCTCGAACCGGTTCGCCCACGCCGCGGCGCTGGCGATCGCCGAGGCTCCCGCCCGCGCCTACAACCCGCTTTTCATCTGGGGCGAATCCGGACTCGGCAAAACTCACCTCCTGCACGCCGCCGGCAACTACGCCCAGCGACTGTTCCCGGGCATGCGGGTCAAGTACGTCTCCACCGAGGAATTCACCAACGACTTCATCAACTCCCTGCGCGACGACCGCAAAGTTGCGTTCAAACGCAGCTACCGTGACGTCGACGTGCTGCTGGTCGATGACATTCAATTCATCGAGGGCAAGGAAGGTATCCAGGAAGAGTTCTTCCACACCTTCAATACCCTGCACAACGCCAACAAGCAGATCGTCATCTCGTCGGACCGGCCGCCCAAACAACTTGCGACACTGGAAGATCGGCTGCGAACCCGGTTCGAGTGGGGCCTGATCACCGACGTCCAGCCGCCCGAACTGGAAACCCGCATCGCCATTCTGCGCAAGAAGGCACAGATGGAACGGCTGGCGGTACCCGACGACGTGCTCGAGCTGATCGCCAGCAGCATCGAACGCAACATCCGCGAGCTCGAAGGCGCCCTCATCCGGGTGACGGCGTTCGCCTCGCTGAACAAGACGCCCATCGACAAGGCGCTGGCCGACATCGTCTTGCGCGACCTGATCGCCGACGCGAGCACCATGCAGATCAGCGCGGCCACCATCATGGCCGCCACCGCCGAGTACTTCGACACCACCGTCGAAGAATTACGCGGCCCGGGCAAGACCCGCGCCCTGGCTCAATCGCGCCAGATCGCGATGTATCTGTGCCGCGAACTCACCGATCTCTCGCTGCCGAAGATCGGTCAGGCGTTCGGCCGCGACCACACCACCGTCATGTACGCGCAGCGCAAGATCTTGTCGGAGATGGCCGAGCGCCGTGAGGTGTTCGATCACGTCAAAGAACTCACCACGCGCATCCGTCAGCGTTCCAAGCGCTGATTTGTAACCCGCGATTCAAACTTTTTTCGAAAAACTTCCCACCCGTCTGTCACACGGGTCACACGCCGGCGGTGTGTGCAGGCCTGTGCACAACCCCCGCAAACCACCGTGCACTACTCCCGCACCAGTGCACATCTGTGATTCATCCCCACCCACCCAACACGGGCCACACAGTTGTGCACGCGGTCATCCACACCCCCACCGCTCCCCTAGCTGCACGGGAGTCCAATTGTCCCCAGAATGCACAGCCCTTAATACTGGTACTGAAATCTCTTCGTCCTTTCTTCTTTGAAGAACAGCCCTGGGGACACTTGGTTGCCGCAGGCTTGCAACCATCTCGACCACCCGGCTTGTCGGCCTCAGCGATTAGCTTTCAAGATGGCCGCAGACGATCTACGGTTGTTCTTCGACTCCCGGTTGCGGGAGCCCCACGCTAGCGGGGGACGAGGCTAGCCACTGGACTCGAATCTTTTGGTAGGTGAAGGGACGCTATGGACGCCGCGACGACGAGAGCCGGCCTCACCGATTTGAAGTTTCGTCTGGTACGTGAGTCTTTCGCCGACGCGGTGTCCTGGGTGGCGAAAAATCTGCCGACCAGGCCCGCCGTGCCGGTGTTGTCCGGGGTGTTGTTGACCGGCTCCGATGACGGGCTGACCATCTCCGGTTTCGACTACGAAGTCTCCGCCGAGGCGCAGATAGCCGCTGAAATAGCTTCTCCGGGAAGCGTTTTGGTGTCCGGGCGGCTGTTGTCCGACATCACCCGGGCGCTACCCGACAAGCCGATCGACTTTTACGTCGACGGCAACCGGGTGGCGCTCACCTGTGGCAGCGCTAAATTCTCGTTGCCGACGATGGCCGTCGAGGATTACCCGACGCTGCCGGCGTTGCCGGACGAGACTGGCGCGTTGTCCGCGGATCTGTTCGCCGAGGCGATCGGTCAGGTCGCCATCGCCGCGGGCCGGGATGACACGTTGCCCATGCTGACCGGAATCCGCGTCGAAATTTCCGGCGATACGGTCGTTTTGGCCGCCACCGATCGGTTCCGTCTGGCAGTGCGCGAGCTGACCTGGTCGGCGTTGGCGCCCGATGTCGAAGCGTCGGTGCTGGTGCCGGCCAAGACGTTGTCCGAGGCGGCCAAGGCCGGCATTGACGGAGCCGAGGTTCGGTTGGCGTTGGGTGCCGGCAGTGGTGTCGGTAAAGACGGATTACTTGGCATCAGCGGTAACGGCAAGCGCAGTACCACGCGATTGCTGGATGCCGAGTTCCCCAAGTTCCGCCAGTTACTACCGGCCGAACACACGTCGGTGGCCACCATCAACGTCGCGCAGTTGACCGAGGCGATCAAGCTGGTCGCGCTGGTCGCGGACCGGGGTGCGCAGGTGCGAATGGAATTCGCCGACGGATCGCTGCGCCTTTCTGCGGGGGCCGACGATGTCGGCCGGGCCGAGGAAGAGTTGGCAGTCGACTTCGCCGGCGAACCGTTGACCATCGCGTTCAACCCGACCTATTTGACCGACGGTCTCGCATCGGTGCATTCGGAGCGAGTGTCGTTTGGTTTCACGACTCCGGGGAAGCCGGCGTTGCTGCGCCCGGCGATCGATGATGACAGTCATCCGACCGGCAACGGGCCGTTCTCGACATTGCCGACGGACTACGTCTACTTGTTGATGCCAGTTCGGTTGCCCGGCTAGGTGTACGTTCGACATTTGGCGCTGCGCGACTTCCGGTCCTGGGCGTCCGTTGATCTCGAATTAGAGCCTGGGCGCACGGTGTTCGTCGGTTCCAATGGCTTTGGGAAAACGAATCTCCTTGAGGCACTGTGGTATTCGACGACTCTGGGTTCGCATCGGGTGGGGACGGACGTGCCGCTGATCCGCGACGGTGCGCCGCGCGCCGTTGTTTCGACCATCGTGGTGAACGAGGGCCGCGAATGTGCGATCGATCTGGAGATCGCGGCGGGCCGGGCCAACAAGGCCCGGCTTAACCGCTCGCCGGTGCGCAGCACCCGCGAAGTGGTCGGAGTGCTGCGGTGTGTGTTGTTTGCTCCCGAGGACCTGTCGCTGGTGCGCGGCGATCCCGCGGACCGGCGCCGTTACGTGGACGACCTGGCGACGGTGCGCCGCCCGCGAACTGCCGGGGTGCGTGCCGACTACGAGAAGGTGCTGCGCCAGCGGACCGCATTGCTCAAGTCGCTGGCGGGGTCGCGATACCGCGGTGGCAGCCAAGACGCGCTGGACACCCTTGGGGTGTGGGACAGCCGGTTGGCTGAACACGGCGCCGAATTGATGGCCGCCCGAATCGATTTGGTGAACGAATTGGCGCCAGAGGTGGAGAAGGCCTACCAGTTGTTGGCGCCGGCTTCCCGTCCGGCGTCCATCGGCTACCGGGCCAGCATCGAGGGGTTGGGTGCCGCGGAGTCAGAGGTAGCCGCGGGTACCGACCGCGATTTCTTGGCGGCCGCGCTGCTGGCGGCGCTGGCAGCGCGCCGCGATGCCGAACTGGAACGCGGAGTGTGTCTCGTGGGCCCACACCGCGATGATCTGGAGCTCCGCCTGGGTGATCAGCCCGCCAAAGGCTTTGCCAGCCATGGTGAATCGTGGTCGTTCGCGGTCGCGTTGCGCCTGGCGTCCTACGAATTGTTGCGTGCCGACGGGAGCGAGCCCGTGTTGTTGCTCGATGATGTGTTCGCCGAACTCGACACGGCTCGCCGGCGTGCTTTGGCGGCCGTGGCCGAATCCGCCGAGCAGGTTTTGGTAACCGCGGCGGTACTGGAAGACATCCCTGAGGGCTGGGATGCTAGGCGGGTGCACATCGATCTGCGTGACGGCGAATCCGGCCGGGTGTCGGTGGTGCGGGCGTGACCGGCACCGAAGATCAGCGCAAGGTCGGTCCGGAAAGACTGAACCAGCTGGCCGGCATGGACCTGGTGCGGCGCACTCTGGAAGAAGCCCGCGCCGCCGCCCGGGCCAAGGGCAAGGACGCGGGCCGCGGCCGGGCCGGCGCCCCCGTCGCGCGGCGGGCGGGCGGGCAGCGCCGCAGCTGGTCGGGACCGGGCCCGGACGTCCGCGATCCCCAGCCATTGGGGAGGTTGACCCGCGACCTGGCGAAGAAACGTGGCTGGGCGACCCGTGTCGCCGAGGGTACGGTGCTGGGGCATTGGCCATCGGTGGTCGGCCATCAGATCGCTGATCACGCGACGCCGACGGCCCTGACCGAGGGTGTGCTCAGCGTCGCCGCCGAGTCGACGGCCTGGGCCACCCAGCTGCGGATGATCCAGGCGCAGCTGTTGGCGAAAATCGCCGCCGCGGTCGGCAACGGGGTGGTCACCTCGTTGAAGATCACCGGCCCGGCCGCGCCGTCATGGCGGAAGGGTCCGCGGCACATCTCGGGCCGGGGTCCGCGTGACACCTACGGCTGACCCGTTCGGTGCCGCGCGGGGTGCCGCGAACATACCCTCGACAGGCGGCGAACGACCGCCTCTCAGATCGGCGAGGACGAAATGGACCCCCATCATGCACCTCCGGACGCGCGATAAACGAAGAAATTGAGCACACGGCGCGTCCAGATAGGTAGAAACGCGCCCGGAGAATCGGTCCTGACCCCCCATCACGGTAGAGTGGATGCATGCGACTGCTGCGGTGATGAGAACCGCCCGCATGAAACCCCAAGGAGAGCATTCCGACCGTGGCTGCCCAGAAGAAGAAGGCGCAAGACGAATACGGCGCTTCAGCAATCACCGTGCTCGAAGGGCTGGAGGCCGTCCGTAAACGTCCCGGCATGTACATCGGGTCTACCGGTGAGCGTGGTCTGCACCACCTCGTCTGGGAGGTGGTCGACAACTCCGTCGACGAGGCGATGGCCGGCTACGCCAACCAGGTTGACGTGCGTATCCTCGACGATGGCGGCGTCGAGGTCTCCGACAACGGCCGCGGCATCCCGGTGGCGATGCACGCCACCGGTGCCCCCACCGTCGACGTGGTGATGACCCAGCTGCACGCCGGCGGCAAGTTCGGCGGCGAGAACAGCGGCTACAACGTCAGTGGTGGTCTGCACGGGGTCGGCGTGTCGGTGGTCAACGCGTTGTCGAAGCGGCTCGAAGTGGACATCGCCCGCGACGGCTACGAGTGGTCGCAGTACTACGACCGCGCCGTGCCCGGAACCCTCAAACAGGGCGAGGCCACCAAGAGAACCGGCACCACGATCAGGTTTTGGGCCGACTCCGACATCTTCGAAACCACCAATTACGACTTCGAGACGGTGGCGCGCCGGCTGCAGGAAATGGCGTTCCTGAACAAGGGGTTGACGATCAACCTCACCGACGAGCGGGTGACCCGGGACGAGGTCGTCGACGAGGTCGTCAGCGACACGGCCGATGCGCCCAAGTCCGCCGAGGAGCAGGCGGCCGAGTCGAGCACCTCACACAAGGTCAAGCACCGCACGTTCCATTACCCCGGCGGGCTGGTCGATTTCGTCAAGCACATCAACCGGACGAAGACCCCGATCCAACAGAGCATCATCGATTTCGACGGCAGGGGCCCCGGTCACGAGGTCGAAATCGCGATGCAGTGGAACGGCGGCTACTCGGAATCGGTGCACACCTTCGCCAACACCATCAACACCCACGAGGGCGGCACTCACGAGGAGGGCTTCCGCAGCGCGCTGACGACGGTGGTGAACAAATACGCCAAAGACAAGAAGCTGCTCAAGGAGAAGGACGCCAACCTCACCGGCGACGACATCCGCGAAGGCCTGGCCGCGGTGATCTCGGTCAAGGTCAGCGAACCGCAGTTCGAGGGTCAGACCAAGACCAAGCTCGGCAACACCGAGGTCAAGTCGTTCGTGCAAAAGGTCTGCAACGAGCAGCTCACCCACTGGTTCGAGGCCAACCCCGCCGATGCCAAAGTCGTGGTGAACAAGGCAGTGTCATCGGCGCAGGCCCGTATCGCCGCGCGCAAGGCGCGGGAGTTGGTACGCCGCAAGAGCGCGACCGACCTCGGCGGGCTGCCCGGCAAGCTGGCCGACTGCCGTTCCACCGACCCGCGAAAGTCGGAACTGTATGTGGTGGAAGGTGATTCGGCGGGTGGCTCGGCCAAGAGCGGCCGCGACTCGATGTTCCAGGCGATCCTGCCGCTGCGCGGCAAGATTATCAACGTGGAAAAGGCACGCATAGACCGAGTCCTGAAGAATACGGAGGTCCAGGCGATCATCACCGCGCTGGGCACCGGCATTCACGACGAGTTCGATATCACCAAGCTGCGCTACCACAAGATAGTGTTGATGGCCGACGCGGACGTTGACGGCCAACACATTTCGACGCTGTTGTTGACGTTGTTGTTCCGGTTCATGCGGCCGCTGATCGAGAACGGGCATGTGTTCTTGGCGCAGCCGCCGTTGTACAAGCTGAAGTGGCAGCGCAGCGAGCCGGAATTCGCCTACTCCGATCGCGAGCGCGACGGCCTGCTCGAAGCCGGACAAAAGGCCGGCAAGAAGATCAACAAGGACGACGGCATCCAGCGCTACAAGGGTCTGGGCGAGATGGACGCCAAGGAGTTGTGGGAAACCACAATGGACCCCACCGTCCGGGTGCTGCGTCAGATCACCCTCGACGACGCCGCGGCGGCCGACGAGTTGTTCTCGATCCTGATGGGCGAGGACGTCGATGCCCGCCGCAGCTTTATCACCCGCAATGCCAAGGACGTGCGTTTCCTGGACGTCTGATTGATCAGACCGGCCACCGTTGACCGAACGACGAGGACTACATGACTGACACCACGCTGCCGCCGGGCGACGACTCGCTCGACCGGATCGAACCGGTCGACATTCAGCAGGAGATGCAGCGCAGCTACATCGATTACGCGATGAGCGTGATCGTCGGTCGCGCGCTGCCCGAGGTGCGCGACGGTCTCAAGCCGGTGCACCGCCGGGTGCTCTACGCCATGTTCGACTCGGGCTTCCGGCCCGACCGCGGTCACGCCAAGTCGGCACGCTCGGTCGCCGAGACGATGGGCAACTATCATCCGCACGGCGACTCGTCGATCTATGACACGTTGGTCCGGATGGCGCAGCCTTGGTCGCTGCGGTACCCGTTGGTCGACGGCCAGGGCAACTTCGGCTCGCCGGGCAACGACCCGCCGGCCGCGATGCGATACACCGAGGCGCGCCTGACCCCCCTGGCGATGGAGATGCTGCGCGAAATCGACGAGGAGACAGTCGATTTCATCCCGAACTATGACGGGCGGGTGCAGGAGCCGACCGTGCTGCCCAGTCGGTTCCCCAACCTGCTGGCCAACGGGTCGGGCGGCATCGCGGTCGGTATGGCGACCAACATCCCGCCGCACAACCTGCGTGAACTGGCCGAGGCCGTCTACTGGTGCCTGGACAATCACGAGGCCGACGAAGAGGCGACGCTGGCCGCCGTCTGCGAGCGGGTGAAGGGCCCCGACTTCCCCACCCACGGCCTGATCGTCGGATCGCAAGGCATGCACGACGCCTACACCACCGGCCGTGGGTCGATCCGGATGCGCGGAGTCGTTGAGGTGGAAGAGGATTCACGCGGCCGCACCTCGCTGGTAATCACTGAGCTGCCCTACCAGGTGAACCACGACAACTTCATCACCTCGATCGCCGAACAGGTCCGCGACGGCAAGCTGGCCGGCATCTCCAACATCGAGGACCAGTCAAGCGACCGCGTCGGCCTGCGCATCGTCGTCGAAATCAAGCGGGACGCTGTGGCCAAGGTGGTGCTGAACAACCTCTACAAGCACACCCAGCTGCAGACCAGCTTCGGCGCGAACATGTTGTCGATCGTCGACGGGGTGCCGCGCACGCTGCGGCTCGACCAGATGATCCGCTACTACGTCGCGCACCAACTCGACGTCATCGTCCGGCGCACCACCTACCGGCTGCGCAAGGCCAACGAACGCGCGCACATCTTGCGCGGGTTGGTCAAAGCCCTTGACGCACTGGATGAAGTGATCGCGCTGATCCGCGCATCGGAGACCGTCGACATCGCGCGGGCCGGCTTGATCGAGTTGCTGGACATCGACGACATCCAGGCGCAGGCGATCCTCGACATGCAGCTGCGGCGGCTGGCCGCCCTGGAGCGCCAGCGCATCGTCGACGACTTGGCCAAGATCGAGGCCGAGATCGCCGACCTGGAGGACATTCTGGCCAAGCCGGAGCGTCAGCGCGGCATCGTCCGCGACGAGCTCGCCGAGATCGTCGAGAAGCACGGCGACGACCGCCGCACCCGGATCGTGGCGGCCGACGGCGAGGTCAACGACGAGGACCTGATCGCCCGTGAGGACGTCGTCGTCACGATCACCGAGACCGGCTACGCCAAGCGCACCAAGACCGACCTGTACCGCAGCCAGAAGCGGGGCGGCAAGGGCGTGCAGGGCGCGGGGCTCAAGCAGGACGACATCGTCGCGCACTTCTTCGTGTCCTCGACGCATGACTGGATCCTGTTCTTTACCACGCAGGGCCGGGTTTATCGGGCGAAGGCCTACGAGCTGCCCGAGGCGTCGCGGACCGCGCGCGGTCAGCACGTCGCCAACCTGCTGGCCTTCCAGCCCGAGGAGCGCATCGCGCAGGTCATCCAGATCCGCAGCTACGAGGACGCGCCTTATCTGGTGCTGGCCACCCGCAACGGGTTGGTCAAGAAGTCCAAGCTGACCGACTTCGACTCCAACCGGTCGGGCGGCATCGTCGCGGTCAACCTGCGCGACGGGGATGAACTGGTCGGCGCGGTGCTGTGCTCGTCGGAAGAGGACCTGCTGCTGGTGTCGGCGCTGGGCCAGTCGATCCGTTTCTCGGCGACCGACGAGGCGCTGCGGCCGATGGGCCGCGCCACCTCCGGCGTTCAGGGCATGCGGTTCAACGCGGATGACTACCTGCTGTCGCTGAATGTCATCCGCGAGGGCACCTACCTGTTGGTGGCCACGTCCGGGGGCTATGCCAAGCGCACCGCGATCGAGGAGTACCCGGTGCAGGGCCGCGGCGGCAAGGGGGTCCTGACGGTCCAGTACGACGTCCGCCGTGGCAGGCTGGTCGGAGCGTTGATCGTCGATGATGACAGCGAGCTGTATGCGATCACCTCGGGCGGCGGGGTCATCCGCACCGCGGCACGCCAGGTCCGCAAGGCCGGACGGCAGACCAAGGGCGTGCGGTTGATGAACCTGGGTGAGGACAACACGCTGTTGGCTATCGCGCGCAACGCGGAGGAGAACGAAGACGAGGGCCTTGCGGAAACCGGCGGGGAGTCGGACGGCTAGGCCCGTAACCCACGCGGGTCAAGCAGCGGCTCGTCCCGCAACCCGGGCATCTAGACTCAGCCCGACCACAGCTAACGCGACTGCCACCGCCTGGGCGGCCGAGGACAGGTAAGGAGTCTGCAGGTGACTTCACCGAACGAGCCGGGCGCCCCCAACAAGGGCGACGGGCCCAACGGAGATGGGGCCGGCGAGCGTGCCGGAGCGCATCAGACCCCGGCTGCGCCAGCCGGCCGCGCGCAGGAGGGGCCGGATGCACCGCCGTGGCAGCGCACCGGCCGTCCCGCGCAGCCGGCGAACCGCCCGGCCGAATCCCAGGGTGACCGACCGTCGGGCCCGGCCGCCGGAATGGACGCCCGGCTCAACCGGTTCATCTCCGGCACGGCGGCACCCGGTGGCCCCGCGCACCCGAATAGCCCGCCGCACGACGCCGGCCGTGGCGACGGCGGCGCCGCCGAGCCCTATGCCAGCGAGCTGCCCGACCTGTCGGGCCCGCTGCCCCGGCCGGCGCAGCGCAAGAGCGCCGAGCGGTCGACGGAGAGCTCGGCGGGGCCTGGCCGATCGGGGAGCACCGAGACGCGGGAGAGCTCAGACAAACTCGTCCAGGTGTCGCGGCGCACCCGTGGCCCGGTCCGGGCGAGCATGCAGATCCGGCGGATCGACCCGTGGAGCACGCTGAAAGTGTCGCTGATGCTTTCGGTGGCACTGTTTTTCGTCTGGATGATCGCTGTGGCGTTCCTGTATCTGGTGCTCGGTGGCATGGGCGTGTGGGCGAAGCTCAACAGCAATGTCGGCGACCTGCTGAACAACACCAGCGGCAGCGGCGGGGAACTTGTGTCCAGCGGCACCATCTTCGGCGGCGCGGTGCTGATCGGGTTGGTCAACATCGTCCTGCTGACCGCCATGGCCACCATTGGTGCCTTCATCTACAACTTGGCGACCGACCTGATCGGCGGCATCGAGGTGACGTTGGCAGACCGGGATTAGCCCGCGGTTTTGGGGGTGGGGCGGCGGTTGCGGTAATCTCGGCGCTCGGCCGTACGCGAATACGGGCCTATAGCTCAGGCGGTTAGAGCGCTTCGCTGATAACGAAGAGGTCGGAGGTTCGAGTCCTCCTAGGCCCACAGTCATGTGCCCGTCAGGACGTTTCGTGAGAGTTGCATTGCCGTTGGCGCTGATCGCTGTAGCGTCAGCGGTGCTGTGGTCGCGACGTGGAGTCGAGGTCTGGCATGTGGCGGATGTTGATCCGTTCCCCGGCGAGGGGCCTTAGCTCAGTTGGTAGAGCACTGCCTTTGCAAGGCAGGTGTCAGGGGTTCGATTCCCCTAGGCTCCACAAATCCCAAACTGTTTGCCAGCCGGTCATGTGTCCTGGCAGGCGCAGCGGCACTCATAGCTGTATGGTGCGGGCATGATGAAATCGGCGTTGATCGTCGCCGCGTCGTTCGGGACGGCGTTGACGATCAGTGGAATCGGAACGGCTCCGCAGGCTTCGGCGGGTTGTCAGGCAGGCATCATCCCCGGAGGAGTCGTACTGCGACAAACCAATAGGCCCGGACGGGACCTGGGAGCGCTGCCATCAAGGCCCCAGCTATCCGGTGTACGGTGGCCCCGGAGTGGTTGAGACCAGAACCCCTCCGCCCGAGTGTTACCCGATTGACCCGACGCAGGCGACGCCGTTGGGGCAGCCGCCGAACCACATCGACGATTAATTCGTCGACCGCCGAGCCCAGCTGAGCGCAGCGGCGGTCGTGGCCAACGCTTCCCCCGGTGCCACCGGCGTTGCCGGCAGAAGGAGGCGTACGTGCCGCTGGAAAAGACGACCTGGTTGCGCGCGCTGCGGCCGGTGCCGAACGCTCGTGCCGTCCTGTTGGGCTTCCCGCCCGCCGGGGGATCGGCAGGGGCGTATCGGGCGCTGGCCCAACGGATCACGCTGGGCGTCGCGGTTTACGCCGTGCAGTATCCCGGGCGACAGGATCGGCTGGGCGACCCGCTGGTCACAGATATGGCCGAGCTGGCCGACCTCGTGACGGCCGACCTTTCGCGGTGGGGCGCGGTGCCCAAGCTCGCCTTGTTCGGGCACAGCATGGGGGCGACGGTCGCGTTCGAGGTGGCTCGGCGGTTGGAGTCGGAAAACCGCGATCCGGTCCGGTTGTTCGTGTCCGGCCGGATAGCGCCCGACGAGCCCTACTCGGGCCGCGTGCACACCGGGCCGGACGCCGAGCTGATCGCCGAGCTGGAGCGCCTGGCCAACGACCCGGCCTCGGTGGCGGGGCTGCGCGCCGACCCGGATCTCGCGGACCTGGTGCTGCCGCCGTTGCGCGCCGACTACCGCACGGTGGAGACCTACGAGTTCCAGCCGGGGCCGCCCCTGCGGTGCCCGCTGTCGGTGCTGCTCGGGGACGCCGATCCCACCGTCACGCCCGGGCAGGCGGAAGGCTGGCGGGCGTACACCGACGCCGAATTCGAGCTGACTACGTTTCCGGGCCGGCACTTCTACCTCGACGAGCACGTCCCCGAGGTCGCCGACTACTTGTCCGCCCGCTTAGGCTGAACTCCAAAAGTGTTGAGCGTTAAGTCGTTTGGAACGACGAGCCGAGAAATCGTTCCACCAGCTCCCGCTCGGCCGCTCGGTCTTTCAGCGGCCAGGACCACAGCGACAGGAAGACCCGGATCAGCCATTGCGCGGCGAGGGGATCGTTGAGGCCCAGCATCTGCGCGGCGAAACCCAGCACCGCAGGCGACGTCGTGACCCATTGGCTGTCCGGTCCCAGATGCATCGTTCGCATGAGGTGCACCAGCGGATCCGCGTGCATGCGATCGAGGGCGGCGAGCGTCGCGGCCACCACCCTCTCCCGGCCGCGGAGGCCTTCGATCGCGTCGTGCACGGAGTCGACGATGCGATTGGCGTGCAGGACGACGATCGCGTCGCGGATCGCGGCTTTGCCGCCGGCGTGCCGGTAAATGGTGGCCGGGGAGCAATGCACCTCCGCGGCCAGGGCCTCGATCGTGAGGCCGTCATAGCCGACGCGCGAGATGATGTCGGCGGCCGCGGCATAGATGCGCTCGGCGGCCGCGCCGTGGCGATCCCGCCCCACCAACCAATCGTTTTGGGTCATGCGATCACCCTCCTGGCAGTGGCGCGCAGAAAGACAGACTCCTCATCGTGAGAACTCTGAGCCAATTCTTCTCAGCCTAATCGCAGCCAGCGCAGCGCCGGTGAGAACGGCCGCCCCTGGCGTCCGGTCCACCGCTTATCAACTTCGCTGCGGCGTATTGACGCTGCAAGGGGCCGGATTCAGCCTGGACACATGACGGTCCTGGATGAACCGATGCACTTCTTCGGCGTCGAGGCGTTGCAGGATCCCTATCCGCTCTACGACCGCATGCGCGCCCAGGCGCCCGTGCATCGCATCGGCGATTCGGAGTTCTACGCCGTCTGCGGGTGGGACGCGGTGATCGACGCCGTCAACCGCGTCGAGGACTTCTCCTCCAACCTCACCGCGACGATCGTCTTCGGGGAGGACGGCACGGTGACGCCCTTCGACATGGGCGGGTCCGGCAGCGCCGCGCATGTCCTGGCCACCGCAGACGACCCCACGCACGCGCGGCACCGCAAG from Mycobacterium shigaense includes these protein-coding regions:
- the dnaA gene encoding chromosomal replication initiator protein DnaA produces the protein MTDDSGSGFTTVWNAVVSELNGDPTPDGVATDLTGLENPLTPQQRAWLNLVQPLTIVEGFALLSVPSSFVQNEIERHLRTPITDALSRRLGQQIQLGVRIAPPPEDSDEPGYPPPDTFNDDILETSSDVDEGDENGEVIGAEHTWPNYFTERPHANDPAVAGGTSLNRRYTFDTFVIGASNRFAHAAALAIAEAPARAYNPLFIWGESGLGKTHLLHAAGNYAQRLFPGMRVKYVSTEEFTNDFINSLRDDRKVAFKRSYRDVDVLLVDDIQFIEGKEGIQEEFFHTFNTLHNANKQIVISSDRPPKQLATLEDRLRTRFEWGLITDVQPPELETRIAILRKKAQMERLAVPDDVLELIASSIERNIRELEGALIRVTAFASLNKTPIDKALADIVLRDLIADASTMQISAATIMAATAEYFDTTVEELRGPGKTRALAQSRQIAMYLCRELTDLSLPKIGQAFGRDHTTVMYAQRKILSEMAERREVFDHVKELTTRIRQRSKR
- the dnaN gene encoding DNA polymerase III subunit beta, yielding MDAATTRAGLTDLKFRLVRESFADAVSWVAKNLPTRPAVPVLSGVLLTGSDDGLTISGFDYEVSAEAQIAAEIASPGSVLVSGRLLSDITRALPDKPIDFYVDGNRVALTCGSAKFSLPTMAVEDYPTLPALPDETGALSADLFAEAIGQVAIAAGRDDTLPMLTGIRVEISGDTVVLAATDRFRLAVRELTWSALAPDVEASVLVPAKTLSEAAKAGIDGAEVRLALGAGSGVGKDGLLGISGNGKRSTTRLLDAEFPKFRQLLPAEHTSVATINVAQLTEAIKLVALVADRGAQVRMEFADGSLRLSAGADDVGRAEEELAVDFAGEPLTIAFNPTYLTDGLASVHSERVSFGFTTPGKPALLRPAIDDDSHPTGNGPFSTLPTDYVYLLMPVRLPG
- the recF gene encoding DNA replication/repair protein RecF (All proteins in this family for which functions are known are DNA-binding proteins that assist the filamentation of RecA onto DNA for the initiation of recombination or recombinational repair.); amino-acid sequence: MYVRHLALRDFRSWASVDLELEPGRTVFVGSNGFGKTNLLEALWYSTTLGSHRVGTDVPLIRDGAPRAVVSTIVVNEGRECAIDLEIAAGRANKARLNRSPVRSTREVVGVLRCVLFAPEDLSLVRGDPADRRRYVDDLATVRRPRTAGVRADYEKVLRQRTALLKSLAGSRYRGGSQDALDTLGVWDSRLAEHGAELMAARIDLVNELAPEVEKAYQLLAPASRPASIGYRASIEGLGAAESEVAAGTDRDFLAAALLAALAARRDAELERGVCLVGPHRDDLELRLGDQPAKGFASHGESWSFAVALRLASYELLRADGSEPVLLLDDVFAELDTARRRALAAVAESAEQVLVTAAVLEDIPEGWDARRVHIDLRDGESGRVSVVRA
- a CDS encoding DUF721 family protein; translated protein: MTGTEDQRKVGPERLNQLAGMDLVRRTLEEARAAARAKGKDAGRGRAGAPVARRAGGQRRSWSGPGPDVRDPQPLGRLTRDLAKKRGWATRVAEGTVLGHWPSVVGHQIADHATPTALTEGVLSVAAESTAWATQLRMIQAQLLAKIAAAVGNGVVTSLKITGPAAPSWRKGPRHISGRGPRDTYG
- the gyrB gene encoding DNA topoisomerase (ATP-hydrolyzing) subunit B encodes the protein MAAQKKKAQDEYGASAITVLEGLEAVRKRPGMYIGSTGERGLHHLVWEVVDNSVDEAMAGYANQVDVRILDDGGVEVSDNGRGIPVAMHATGAPTVDVVMTQLHAGGKFGGENSGYNVSGGLHGVGVSVVNALSKRLEVDIARDGYEWSQYYDRAVPGTLKQGEATKRTGTTIRFWADSDIFETTNYDFETVARRLQEMAFLNKGLTINLTDERVTRDEVVDEVVSDTADAPKSAEEQAAESSTSHKVKHRTFHYPGGLVDFVKHINRTKTPIQQSIIDFDGRGPGHEVEIAMQWNGGYSESVHTFANTINTHEGGTHEEGFRSALTTVVNKYAKDKKLLKEKDANLTGDDIREGLAAVISVKVSEPQFEGQTKTKLGNTEVKSFVQKVCNEQLTHWFEANPADAKVVVNKAVSSAQARIAARKARELVRRKSATDLGGLPGKLADCRSTDPRKSELYVVEGDSAGGSAKSGRDSMFQAILPLRGKIINVEKARIDRVLKNTEVQAIITALGTGIHDEFDITKLRYHKIVLMADADVDGQHISTLLLTLLFRFMRPLIENGHVFLAQPPLYKLKWQRSEPEFAYSDRERDGLLEAGQKAGKKINKDDGIQRYKGLGEMDAKELWETTMDPTVRVLRQITLDDAAAADELFSILMGEDVDARRSFITRNAKDVRFLDV